A stretch of Williamwhitmania sp. DNA encodes these proteins:
- a CDS encoding TolC family protein: MIRSKLWVLTTSFILVSMVVTQQSVAQEQAKDTLKLSFGEAILQMQSANQLIQAADQEVKQKQYEKQAAWGLYMPKVEITGAYTLLNDDIGLDLKETKQNLQSGITDFFSTIPPSAIGVLPQPWPTIMSQMPTQLAGALSAIPDKYVIQQKQFGMIAAGATLPIYAGGKIRTANKAAEVKVNQAKEKASEQSASLITELTTRYFGLCLAEDVIAVRQEVLEGMNQHVQQAESLVKNGMIADAEKLHAQVYQAEAYRALQGSQRDADVVRAALESTLGATGPVVTSSPLFLPTSIQDLDYFKKQALQNNSKLRQVAVNKQLADLNLKGELANYLPTIALTGTKDLYNKDVTNLVPDWFVAVGVKYTLFDGLARTRKVQAAKSIQRRVVDIQEKAENDVQVLITNLYSQLLKTNEQLVSIETSLKFSEEYLRVREKSFGEGYATSLDVVDAQLNLSKVKIDRLNLIYTYDITLAQLLEASGLSQQIQTYQTNAIQERYEKK; the protein is encoded by the coding sequence ATGATTAGAAGTAAATTATGGGTCCTCACTACGTCGTTCATTTTGGTGTCAATGGTTGTAACGCAGCAATCAGTGGCACAAGAACAAGCTAAGGACACATTAAAACTTTCCTTTGGCGAGGCCATATTGCAAATGCAATCGGCCAACCAACTTATTCAAGCTGCCGATCAGGAGGTTAAGCAAAAGCAATATGAAAAGCAGGCAGCATGGGGGCTCTATATGCCAAAGGTTGAAATTACGGGAGCCTATACCCTACTCAATGATGACATTGGTTTAGATTTAAAGGAAACAAAACAGAACCTGCAGTCTGGGATTACCGACTTCTTTTCAACAATTCCACCTTCGGCAATAGGAGTCTTGCCACAGCCTTGGCCAACAATCATGTCTCAAATGCCCACACAGCTTGCCGGTGCCTTAAGCGCAATTCCCGACAAGTACGTTATCCAGCAAAAGCAGTTTGGAATGATTGCTGCCGGAGCCACGCTACCTATTTATGCTGGAGGAAAAATTCGAACGGCCAACAAGGCAGCCGAGGTTAAAGTTAATCAGGCAAAGGAAAAGGCAAGCGAACAGTCTGCCTCCTTAATTACTGAACTCACAACACGCTACTTTGGTCTTTGCCTTGCCGAAGACGTAATTGCTGTAAGACAGGAGGTGCTAGAAGGTATGAACCAGCACGTTCAGCAAGCGGAGAGTTTGGTTAAGAATGGAATGATTGCCGATGCCGAAAAGCTGCATGCCCAAGTTTATCAGGCCGAAGCATACAGAGCCCTGCAGGGATCCCAACGCGATGCCGATGTGGTGAGAGCTGCACTTGAAAGTACACTTGGAGCAACGGGACCAGTTGTGACCTCCTCCCCACTATTTTTGCCAACAAGCATTCAGGACTTGGATTACTTTAAGAAGCAAGCCTTGCAAAATAACTCTAAGCTGCGACAAGTGGCGGTTAATAAGCAGCTTGCCGACCTTAACCTTAAAGGTGAACTGGCCAACTACCTTCCCACCATTGCCCTTACAGGTACTAAGGATCTCTACAACAAAGATGTGACGAATCTTGTACCAGATTGGTTTGTGGCTGTTGGCGTGAAATACACACTTTTTGATGGATTAGCACGAACACGAAAGGTCCAGGCTGCTAAAAGTATCCAAAGGAGGGTTGTTGATATCCAAGAAAAAGCAGAAAATGATGTTCAAGTATTGATAACCAACCTTTACAGCCAACTACTGAAAACTAACGAACAGTTAGTTTCCATTGAAACAAGCCTGAAATTTTCGGAAGAATACTTACGAGTTCGCGAAAAGTCGTTCGGCGAAGGATATGCCACCTCCCTAGATGTAGTAGATGCCCAGCTTAACCTTTCGAAGGTAAAAATAGACCGGCTCAACTTAATTTACACCTACGACATTACCCTTGCTCAGCTGCTTGAGGCCAGCGGATTAAGTCAACAAATTCAAACATATCAAACCAACGCAATTCAGGAGCGCTATGAAAAAAAATAA